The nucleotide window ATAATTTTATAGGCATTGACCCATTTGTCCCTCGGGAAATTTTGAGGTGTGTGAGTAGTAGCTCCGTAGGGCGTAAACCACGTTCTGTGAAGGCCAAGATCTGTAGCGGCCATAAAAAACACATTCGCTTGCAGATTGCTATTATCTCCAGACGGCGCATTGTACTGTCTCATTCTGTTGTATAAGGCGTTGACGCCCACATCAAGACCTTCCGGTGTTGTATATATGTAATCTACAGAAACCTGATCTATAATCTCTTCCTCCAGGAAATCTTCACACGAGATGCAAATTGTTGCCAGAGATATGATAGAAATGAATAAACATTGTAATTTTTTCATAGTGTAATGACTTAAAATTTAAATATTATTTTTTTTAAAATCCGAATTTAATTCCAGCAACAATGGTTCGCGCTTCAGGATATTCGTTTGGATTTTTTTCCGGGCTGTAAGACTGATAATCTGTAATCGTAAAAAGATTGCTACCGGTCAAAAAGATCCTGAGGTTGGTAAGACCAATCTTAGCCACTGTGTCTGGTTTGAATGAATAACCGCAAGTGATATTTTGCAATCTGAAGTAAGAAGCGTCCTGAAGTCCCATATTAAAAATATTTGACGGGTCATTCCCCTCATTTGGTCTGGGATAGTTTCCACCAGGATTTTCTGGTGTCCAATAGTCTTGCTTGATACCATTTTTTATTCCTCTCAAGGATCCACCTTCCAGATAGCTGTATAGAAAAGGATTATTTTTCACAACACCTTGCACAGTATAAAAATCTGCATTAATGTCAAATCCTTTATACTCGAATCCAAGTGATAATGTACCATACCAGTCTGGCATCTGTGATGTGATTACGCGATCTTTGTCATTGATGATCCCGTCGCCGTTTACATCTCGTAGCTTGATGTCACCTGGCAAAGCAAGAGGCTGCGCAGAGTTAACAATATCTTCACCCTGTTGAAAGATGCCTACGACATCGTACTGATAGTACACATTGATCGGCTGACCAATGAAACGTCTGTTAAGGATATCATCATCTTCCCTACCATCACCGTCTGCATCTCTGCCATACAAGCTGATGATCTTATTTCTGTTTTTCGTATAAGCTAAACCGATTTTGAATTTGAAATCTGAGGTTTTGATCACATCCGCATTCAATGATACTTCAAGACCTTTGTTCTCTACTTCGCCTAGGTTGTTCCACCTATTGCTGTATCCGGATGAAAGATCTAACTGCTCTTGAACAAGTAGGTCTTTTGTTCGGGTATTGTAATATTCAACCGTTGCTGTTATCCTATCTCTAAAAAAACCAAGATCCAATGCGGAGTTGAATGTTGTTGAAGTTTCCCATTTCAAATTGGGGTTGGGCAAAGTTGGTCCTGGGATATATCCAGAGACCTGATTACCACCTATCACGTAATTACTTTGGTCGGCAGTACTCTGGCTCAATCCAGGCGAAATGGCCTCATTACCAACACTTCCGTAGCTGAATCTAAGTTTTAAATTATTGAGGAAATTTAAATTTTCCATAAAATTTTCCCTGTGAATATTCCACCCGATATTGGCTGATGGGAATGAGGCCCATTTGTTATTTTTACCAAATACTGTGGAGCCATCAATTCTTCCTGCAATCGTCACATAATATTTGCTATCATAGTCGTACTCCAGACGCCCGACAGCAGATACAATTCCTCTGTTATATTCTGTAATAGTCGGTGTATTGAGTAACGCAGATTGCAATCCATTAATCCCCAAGATATCATTCGGGATATTTGTAGAGGCATTCTCAAAATCATTTCTATTAGTTTTCGAGATACTCTGCACAACGGTGGCGGCGAAATGATTTTTCTCTGCCAATTTGAAATTGTAGGTGAAGATATTTTCCAATTGCCATTCTACCTCATCTTGGAATTGAATACTGCCGCTCCCCTGGTTGTTATTGGCAATTCCAGCAACCGACTGTGTTGTATTATATGATTTTCTCTTGTAATTCCACGATCTTCTGCTGGCATTCATTCTATATTTAAAACCTTGAAAAGGTGTAAAGTCCACAAAAAGGTTGAGAATGTCATTTCGGTTCTGTACAAAATTGGTCGTTTGGTAAAGATCGATGAGCGGATTTTTATTTTCAGCAAAACCTCCGGGCAATAGTCTGAGTGAACCATCATCATTGTAAACGCGTCCGAGAGGCGATGTTGTAATAGAACTTAAAATGACACCTGCATTATTTGGATTATTGGTCTCTGAGAATTGAAAGGAAGTATTCAGACCCACTTTCAGCGTATTGCTGATTTTTTGATCAGCATTTAATCTGATTCCTGTTTTGTTAAAATCTGAATTGGGAATAACACCTTTGGTCCCAATATAGTTCACACTACCAAATATACTGGACTTGTCACTGCCTGATGAAAAATTGATGGCGTGATTTTGTGTCTCTCCTGTTCTGAGCATGAGCTTCTCCCAGTCAATATATTTCCCGGTCTGTACACTTTCCAATTC belongs to Chryseobacterium sp. KACC 21268 and includes:
- a CDS encoding SusC/RagA family TonB-linked outer membrane protein, with product MKKFDKNIGSSKTYDGKKIGLIAVAFLLSGQISVHAQTTPSTTPSSDRDTLVGVSKEIEQVVIIGYGAKKKSDVISSVVKVNADDLTKVATSDVGEMLRGKAAGVQVTLANGAPGSSSNIQIRGQRSISGGNNPIVIVDGVRVGSINDVNANDIESLEVLKDAAAQSIYGARASNGVILITTKRGKSGKAKVTYNGFSGFQTINRNFDIYSGEEFAQLKREAFRTNNGGVYRPDSEIFSALELESVQTGKYIDWEKLMLRTGETQNHAINFSSGSDKSSIFGSVNYIGTKGVIPNSDFNKTGIRLNADQKISNTLKVGLNTSFQFSETNNPNNAGVILSSITTSPLGRVYNDDGSLRLLPGGFAENKNPLIDLYQTTNFVQNRNDILNLFVDFTPFQGFKYRMNASRRSWNYKRKSYNTTQSVAGIANNNQGSGSIQFQDEVEWQLENIFTYNFKLAEKNHFAATVVQSISKTNRNDFENASTNIPNDILGINGLQSALLNTPTITEYNRGIVSAVGRLEYDYDSKYYVTIAGRIDGSTVFGKNNKWASFPSANIGWNIHRENFMENLNFLNNLKLRFSYGSVGNEAISPGLSQSTADQSNYVIGGNQVSGYIPGPTLPNPNLKWETSTTFNSALDLGFFRDRITATVEYYNTRTKDLLVQEQLDLSSGYSNRWNNLGEVENKGLEVSLNADVIKTSDFKFKIGLAYTKNRNKIISLYGRDADGDGREDDDILNRRFIGQPINVYYQYDVVGIFQQGEDIVNSAQPLALPGDIKLRDVNGDGIINDKDRVITSQMPDWYGTLSLGFEYKGFDINADFYTVQGVVKNNPFLYSYLEGGSLRGIKNGIKQDYWTPENPGGNYPRPNEGNDPSNIFNMGLQDASYFRLQNITCGYSFKPDTVAKIGLTNLRIFLTGSNLFTITDYQSYSPEKNPNEYPEARTIVAGIKFGF